In Bacteroidota bacterium, the DNA window CGTGTTCTTTTGCCAGTGTAAGTACTTTTTGCAGTGCATTGTTCGTTTCAAACACATCCTGAAGCGCATCCATTAAGAACTGCGTATTGTCCCCGACATATTGCATCGGCGTGTTTATTTCATGTGCAATGCCGGCAGCCAGTTGCCCCACAGACTCCATTTTCTGACCGTGCATCACACGTACTTCCTGACGCTTCCGGTTGGAGACATCATTTTTGATGGAGACCACATGTTTCAATTGGCCCTCCACGTCAAGAATTGGCGTAATGGTCTCTTCCCGTGTATAGAATGTGCCGTCTTCACGGCCGCTTGTTATTTCGCCATGCCAGTGCTCGCCGGCCAATACTGCGGCCCACAAGGTATCGAAGTTGAGCGAATCTTCAGGATACAGGTTGCGCACATGTACCCCAACAATCTCATCAGGTGCATAGCCCGTCATAGCGTAATAGGCGTCATTTGCCCACGCTACTGTGCCGTCGGGCTTACTGACTAGAACGGCGTTCGCTACCGCTGCCAATATGCCATCATACGCTGTGTTATCTTCTTTTGGCTCCGGTACATCGACATCCGGTTTAGTGACATCCGCTACATTGACAAGGGACTGGGGGCCTTTTGCCACAAGATCAAGTGGCAATACCCCCTGTGTCCGCTTAACTGGCCGGGATACAAACCATCCGGCAAAAAAGAGGAAGACAATGGTTATGCCCAAAACGCCGGCGCCAAGTTGCTGGATCGCGCGTATTTCTGATTTTGCTGCACGCGCGTAATGACCAACAATCATCTCCATTTGGGCCAGGTACGGGCCCTCTGCAGCCAGGAGATGGGAGAGTGCCGTGTCGATCACCGGGCGCGCGGTAACCCCGGGTCTGAACCGCGCCAAACGAAGGCTGTCTGCAGCCTGTTGCATGGCTTCATGATGGGTTTGCAACACAGCATACATGCCATCGAGTTCTTGCGCATTCGCATCGAAAATCTCCTCAACCCGATAGGTGACTACAACTGCGTGTGCAGTCTGCCATCGATCAAGTACCTCCTGTAATGCTTCCGTGTGTTTGTTATGCGTCCGGATATCGCGGGCATAGTAAATAAACTGCGCCTCTTTTACTATGGCCTGACTATACATCCGCTGCCGGCCCGCAATATTTATTATTTCGCCAACTTCTTCCTGCCCGTGAAGGGTATACTGGATCAAGCCCTGGCTACATGTAACCAGCAGTACAATCAGGCATAGCGCCATCTTGCAGCGTGTTTTGAAGATGTCTTCGGGGTCTTGCATGGTGCCTCAGAACCATCTTGCACCAGCGTTGATCACTGGTACTATGTCCATAAATGAGTTGATCGTCCCCTTAAGAGAACAGCTTAAATTGACATGAACCACCATTCTTTTGCATCATTCGGGGCATAAACTTTTGCAGGGCATTGTATAACCAATACACAAGTGCTAAATTTTTAGCACAAAGATTTCCTGTTTGGCCCACCCCTAAACACAATGCGCAAAGTTCTCACCTTCTTCTTTCTCTTTGTCTACAGCGTTGCCTGTAAACCACATCAAGCGTACGAAATTCAGCCTGTTAGCCTTACAGACAACACGATAAATCCAGACAGCATGCAACGGCAACTGCATGCGTTGGGGGAGCAGGTACAAGACGCACAAATTGTACTCCTTGGTGAAAACGGCCATGGTGTTGGTACGTTTTCCGATATCAAAGTGGATCTGGTACAATGGCTGTACACACACCACGGGTTTGACACCATCATCTTTGAAAGTGGTTTTTTTGAATGCAGCTATGCCTGGGAGCGCATTGATTCTCTTCAGCCTTATGAGGCTTTGCAAGATTGTCTGCGCTATCCGTTTCAACACGCAGAATTACTTCCACTGTTTGCCTTTATCAAACAACAACAGCAAACGGACCGGCCCTTGCATCTCGCTGGCATGGATTTTCAAGGGCAAGGTTATGACTCTTCGCCAAGACCAGCGTACTTACACGATGCCTTGTTGCCAAACAACCCACAGCTGGCGCGCGCATTGGCAACAGCCGACTCAGCGCTACATCTTGCAGACGAACACGGAGGGAAAGGCAATAGCCGGTATATCTGGGCGTATCAAAACCAGGAAACACTCAGCAAGTTGTACACAGAGGCAGCACGACACAGTAAGGGATGGCCCAAATGGACCCTCAATCTTACCCAGGGCTGGATAGATCGCTTGTCGATTCGCGGAGCGGCTGAATCCAACGATACCAACCGCGACTTGCGGTATTACGAATTGCGAGATGAGTGGATGGCGCGAGCGGTAGCAGCACATGCAGATTCAATGGGTACCCGTCGAAAAGTGCTGGTTTGGCTGCACAATGATCACGGGCGGTACGGCAACATCGACAGCCACGGTGGGAAAGCAACGGGGAACTACCTGCGCACCTGGTATGGAGAGCAAGTCTATTCTATCGGTTTTTTTATGGGTGCGGGTACGATTACAGACAATGGACGCACAGAATACACGATCCAGGTGCCAATGCAAGACAGCATTGCATCCTTCATGCATGCAAACACCCACGCTGCCAGCTACTTGCTGTTGCGGGAAAATCCACTGCCGACAATCAATTCCTGGGCAAACACTTCGCAGCCTTACCTGCGCATGGGCCTGACGCCGCATACCATGGTGCCTGCTGCTGAATTTGACGCGCTATTCTTTGTACATAGCGTCAATCCGCCGAATTATCGACTTAGATAGCGGCTTCACCAGGGGTTGATGGGCCCTTGGCAAGAATTCAAATTTCGCTCACAAGCACCAAATAGTCGTTTTTTAGTGCGCCACTATTCTGCCGATATACATCTTGCGTGCTCCACTACTTAGCAAGTTGATTTTCCATCAATCACCAGAGTACCATCATGTACGGTTCTTCTTTGCTACCCGAAGCCATTCTCTCTCCTATTGAGATGGCAGGTGGCCAGTTTAGTCCTATTCTCGTCATTTTATCATATGTGGTAGCGGTCATCGCCTCGTATACCACGCTGGGTCTTGTAAACCAACTTACACAAATCTCTGGCAAAGCTGAGAAGAGATGGCTAATTGCCGGCTCCTTTTCGATGGGTATTGGGATTTGGTCCATGCATTTTGTTGGGATGCTGGCGTTTTCCATGGACATGCCATTTGTTTATAATCCTTTTCTCACAGTCGTCTCGCTTGCCGTTGGGATGGTTTCTTCTTGTTTTGCCATTTACACGGCATCCAGAAAGGACACAGGCCTCAAAAAAATCCTTGGCGCCGGCTTATTCCTGGGCCCGGGTATCGCCGGCATGCACTACACCGGTATGGCTGCCATGGAGATGGAAGCTACCATTTCTTACGATACCAACCTGTTTCTGGCTTCGATACTGATCGCCATTCTTGCCTCCATTGCAGCGCTTTGGATCGCAACAACCCTCGCCAGAAGAACAACACGGATTGTGCCGCTCAAAATCGGTGCCGCGCTCATTATGGGTATTGCAATTTGCGGCATGCATTACACCGGCATGGCTGCTGCCATCTACACACCAATTCCGGGTTACGTGCACGACCCATCAATCACCCAGCCAGACCATTGGGGTCTTGCTATCGGCGTCACAGTAGCTACACTGATCATTCTTCAGTTCACGATCCTTACTACCTACTTTGAGCGCAAACTCAATCTCGAAAAACATGTTGCAGAGCGGCTCACGCACCTGGTAGAAGAGCGGACGGCTGATTTACAGAAACAGACCCAAAACCTGCAAGCGAGTAAAGCACAGTTAGAAAAGGAAATGGCTGAACGGCGCGTCATGGAAGAAGAAATGACCCGCCTTGGCCGCATCATCGATGCTACTTCGATCGAGATTTACCTGGTCCACGCAGAAACTTTCAAGTACATCGGCGCAAACAAAGGCGCGATCGAAAAATCTGGATACCCGCTCGAAGCGCTTAAAGCCCTTACGCCACTCACGTTGAACATGGATATGACGCAAGACAAACTGGACGAGTTGCTTGCACCCCTGAACAATGGCAAACAGGAAAAAGTAACGTTCGAATCAATGCGACTGCAGCGGGATGGCTCCAAATACCTTGCGAAAATAGACATCCATTTCTCCAATTCAGGTTCGCCGGCTGTGTATGTGATGATGGTGGAAGACATCACCCAGCGCAAGCAACTGGAGTCCCAGTTGTCCCAGGCCCAGAAGCTCGAATCGATTGGGCAACTGGCTGCCGGCGTGGCCCATGAAATCAATACGCCAATTCAATACGTTGGCGACAACACCAACTTTTTCAAGGAGTCGTTTGGCGAAATTGAAGAACTGATTGGCATCTACGATCAGCTTGTCTCCCAGGCGCGCGAGGGAGCGCTTACCGCAGAAACCCTCGCAGAAATTGAAGAAGCACTGGAAGATGCTGACTTCGAGTACCTTGCGGAAGAAATCCCGAAAGCCATTGATCAGACCATTGAGGGCATCAACCGGGTAGCAAAAATTGTACGTGCGATGAAAGAATTCTCTCATCCCGGACAAGAAGAGAAAACGCTGGTCGACCTGAACAAAGCCATAGAAACCACCATGACAGTAGCGCGCAATGAGTGGAAATATGTGGCTGACATTGATCTTCAGCTTGACCCCGCACTGCCTGAAGTCCCCTGCCATCCGGGAGAATTAAACCAGGTATTCCTGAACATTATGGTTAATGCCGCCCATGCCATCGAACCTTCAGTTGAAGCAAACAATGGGCAGAAAGGAAAAATCACGCTTCGAACGCGCGCGACAGATGAATTTGTAGAAGTCCAGATCCAGGATTCTGGGAGCGGCATTCCGGTACACGCACGTCAAAAAATATTTGACCCTTTCTACACCACCAAAGATGTGGGCAAGGGTACTGGGCAGGGGCTCGCCATCGCGCATGCCGTCGTCACTGAAAAACACGGCGGAAATATCTTTTTCGAAACAGAAATTGGACAAGGGACAACCTTTTTCATTCAGATTCCCCTCCAGGCTGAAATGGCTTGACTTAAGTAACGATTTGCCTATAGTGGATTATACCCTAAAGAAGTCAAAAACGGCTTTAAAAGAGCCAAAATCGGTAAAAGCACACAGCGAAATGAGGATTATCCCCACACTAGAAGCGCAGCACTGCGTCGATACTTTTTAGAGCCAAGTATAGAAATAATTGAGTACCAAAATGCAGGCAAAGATTGACGCATCATCGTCCCAACAACCGGCCGGCTCATCACCAGTTGCTGAAGCAAGCCACCTTAAGCAAAAGTTTTTCGAGTATGCGCTCGAACTGTTTTGTGTTGCCAGCGCCGATGGGTACTTCCTCGAGGTAAATCCGGCTTTCCCAAAGACATTGGGGTACACCTATGCAGAACTCTATGCATCACCGTTTTATGATCTTATCCACCCAAACGATCGGGATGCAACATTAAGAGAAATTCAGCGACTTTCAGAAGGTAGTATCTGCATTGACTTTCGGAACCGGTACCGTTGCAAAAACGGCGAATACCGTTGGCTCGCCTGGACCTGCCAACCCGATGTAAAAACGGGACACTTGTTCGCTATCGCTCGGGATGTAACCGTCGAGCTTGAAACAGAAGAAGCCTTGCGGAAGAGCGAAGCGTTGCTGAACGCTACCCATGACATCGCACAAATAGGGAGTTGGGAATGGGACGCAAAAACCGACAAGCTGACCTTCTCCGACAAAATGCTCGAAATTGCCGGCATTGACGCAGAGGCCTTCGATGGATCCCTGGAAACCTATCAGCAAATGTTGTCCCCCACGACCGATGAGAGCCTCACAACAATAATAAAAGATGGCTTCCCCGAAGATGCACTAACACCAACCGAGTACACGATTGTACAACCCGACGGAAGCCAGCGAATTGTATGGGCTGAAGTCAAGCCTTTTCACGATCAAAACGAACAGTTGGTTAAGATAGTTGGGGCAGCGCAAGACATCACGGAACGCAAGCAACTGGAGTCGCAACTTAGTCAGGCGCAGAAGCTGGAATCGATTGGTCAATTGGCAGCCGGCGTTGCCCACGAAATAAATACACCGGTCCAGTACATCGGCGACAATACCAACTTCTTCAAAGAGTCTTTTGGCGAAATCCAGGAACTGATTGAAATCTATAGTGACCTCTTCGAGCAGGCGAAAAATGGCACAATCACACCAGACGCTCTTGCCGAAATAGAGGAAGTCCTTGAAGAGGCTGACTTTGAATACCTGGCGGAAGAAATCCCTAAAGCCATTGATCAAACCATAGAAGGTATCGAGCGGGTTGCCCGCATTGTGCGTGCTATGAAAGAGTTTTCTCATCCGGGTCAGGAAGAGAAATCCATGATGAACCTGAACAAGCTGCTTGAGACAACCATGACGGTTGCCCGCAACGAGTGGAAATACGTTGCAGACATTGAACTGGACTTCGACCCTGCGTTGCCTGAAGTCCCTTGTCACCCAGGCGAGTTGAACCAGGTCTTTCTCAACATCATGGTAAACGCAGCGCATGCCATTGAACCAACCCTTGAAAACGCCCATGTATCAAAAGGGAAAATCACACTGCGTACGCTCGCAACCGAAGACTACGTAGAAGTACAAATTGCTGATAGCGGCACAGGTATTCCGGTAAAGGCACGCAAGAAAATTTTTGACCCCTTCTATACGACAAAAGAAGTCGGCAAAGGTACCGGTCAGGGGTTGGCTATTGCCCATGGTGTGGTAACGGAAAAGCATGGCGGACGCATTTACTTCGAAACTGAATTGGGCGAAGGCACAACGTTCTTCATTCAAATACCCTTGAAGTCCGAAGAAACCTAGGATAATTGTACCGAGATCATGAAACGAATTTTGTTTGTCGATGATGACAAGTTTCTACTTGATGGGCTGAAGCGTTCCTTGCGTACGTATCGCAAGGAATGGAAGATGGTTTTTTGCGAGTCTGGAGAAGCTGCGCTGGAGAAACTTCAGGAGGCCCCAGCTGACGTAGTTGTATCCGATATGCGCATGCCGGGTATGGATGGCGCCACGTTACTCACG includes these proteins:
- a CDS encoding PAS domain S-box protein gives rise to the protein MQAKIDASSSQQPAGSSPVAEASHLKQKFFEYALELFCVASADGYFLEVNPAFPKTLGYTYAELYASPFYDLIHPNDRDATLREIQRLSEGSICIDFRNRYRCKNGEYRWLAWTCQPDVKTGHLFAIARDVTVELETEEALRKSEALLNATHDIAQIGSWEWDAKTDKLTFSDKMLEIAGIDAEAFDGSLETYQQMLSPTTDESLTTIIKDGFPEDALTPTEYTIVQPDGSQRIVWAEVKPFHDQNEQLVKIVGAAQDITERKQLESQLSQAQKLESIGQLAAGVAHEINTPVQYIGDNTNFFKESFGEIQELIEIYSDLFEQAKNGTITPDALAEIEEVLEEADFEYLAEEIPKAIDQTIEGIERVARIVRAMKEFSHPGQEEKSMMNLNKLLETTMTVARNEWKYVADIELDFDPALPEVPCHPGELNQVFLNIMVNAAHAIEPTLENAHVSKGKITLRTLATEDYVEVQIADSGTGIPVKARKKIFDPFYTTKEVGKGTGQGLAIAHGVVTEKHGGRIYFETELGEGTTFFIQIPLKSEET
- a CDS encoding erythromycin esterase family protein, with the protein product MRKVLTFFFLFVYSVACKPHQAYEIQPVSLTDNTINPDSMQRQLHALGEQVQDAQIVLLGENGHGVGTFSDIKVDLVQWLYTHHGFDTIIFESGFFECSYAWERIDSLQPYEALQDCLRYPFQHAELLPLFAFIKQQQQTDRPLHLAGMDFQGQGYDSSPRPAYLHDALLPNNPQLARALATADSALHLADEHGGKGNSRYIWAYQNQETLSKLYTEAARHSKGWPKWTLNLTQGWIDRLSIRGAAESNDTNRDLRYYELRDEWMARAVAAHADSMGTRRKVLVWLHNDHGRYGNIDSHGGKATGNYLRTWYGEQVYSIGFFMGAGTITDNGRTEYTIQVPMQDSIASFMHANTHAASYLLLRENPLPTINSWANTSQPYLRMGLTPHTMVPAAEFDALFFVHSVNPPNYRLR
- a CDS encoding MHYT domain-containing protein, whose product is MYGSSLLPEAILSPIEMAGGQFSPILVILSYVVAVIASYTTLGLVNQLTQISGKAEKRWLIAGSFSMGIGIWSMHFVGMLAFSMDMPFVYNPFLTVVSLAVGMVSSCFAIYTASRKDTGLKKILGAGLFLGPGIAGMHYTGMAAMEMEATISYDTNLFLASILIAILASIAALWIATTLARRTTRIVPLKIGAALIMGIAICGMHYTGMAAAIYTPIPGYVHDPSITQPDHWGLAIGVTVATLIILQFTILTTYFERKLNLEKHVAERLTHLVEERTADLQKQTQNLQASKAQLEKEMAERRVMEEEMTRLGRIIDATSIEIYLVHAETFKYIGANKGAIEKSGYPLEALKALTPLTLNMDMTQDKLDELLAPLNNGKQEKVTFESMRLQRDGSKYLAKIDIHFSNSGSPAVYVMMVEDITQRKQLESQLSQAQKLESIGQLAAGVAHEINTPIQYVGDNTNFFKESFGEIEELIGIYDQLVSQAREGALTAETLAEIEEALEDADFEYLAEEIPKAIDQTIEGINRVAKIVRAMKEFSHPGQEEKTLVDLNKAIETTMTVARNEWKYVADIDLQLDPALPEVPCHPGELNQVFLNIMVNAAHAIEPSVEANNGQKGKITLRTRATDEFVEVQIQDSGSGIPVHARQKIFDPFYTTKDVGKGTGQGLAIAHAVVTEKHGGNIFFETEIGQGTTFFIQIPLQAEMA
- a CDS encoding PAS domain S-box protein, giving the protein MQDPEDIFKTRCKMALCLIVLLVTCSQGLIQYTLHGQEEVGEIINIAGRQRMYSQAIVKEAQFIYYARDIRTHNKHTEALQEVLDRWQTAHAVVVTYRVEEIFDANAQELDGMYAVLQTHHEAMQQAADSLRLARFRPGVTARPVIDTALSHLLAAEGPYLAQMEMIVGHYARAAKSEIRAIQQLGAGVLGITIVFLFFAGWFVSRPVKRTQGVLPLDLVAKGPQSLVNVADVTKPDVDVPEPKEDNTAYDGILAAVANAVLVSKPDGTVAWANDAYYAMTGYAPDEIVGVHVRNLYPEDSLNFDTLWAAVLAGEHWHGEITSGREDGTFYTREETITPILDVEGQLKHVVSIKNDVSNRKRQEVRVMHGQKMESVGQLAAGIAHEINTPMQYVGDNTQFLMDALQDVFETNNALQKVLTLAKEH